Proteins found in one Pseudochaenichthys georgianus chromosome 13, fPseGeo1.2, whole genome shotgun sequence genomic segment:
- the ube4a gene encoding ubiquitin conjugation factor E4 A, translating into MTDQGNNNQHISRNPFAALFSSVADAKQFASGQKPEQSAEPLEDSGESHSESENSVSDSVDENDDSVAEISRSFRSRQELCEQLNVNHMIQRIFLITLDNSDSSLRGGNGIPPRCVYLEEMAADLDGQDWLDADNIEQALFNRLLVLEPGNNLIYMTSCSAVNLSADRDAGDTSAIRYLFACYQRSKEEVTKVPEKLLSFAVRCKNLTVSNTRTVLLTPEIYVTQNIYEQLLDLLLEGFRAAQPEEVFEFLEEIIAGLLSDQEVRTFGEVMVPVLDIFQGRIKDLDLCQPLLYSYLDILLYFSHHKDIAKVLVEHIQPKDPANGLQYQKTLLGTVLSISCLLRTPGVVEGHGYFLNPSRSSAQETKVQEANIHQFMGQFQDKLHQILKNLLQRSSETRHLLLSWLGGCLQANAGRAKIWANQMPEIFFQMYASDAFFLNLGAALLKLCQPFCRPRSPKLLTFNPTYCALKELSEEERRNRNVHARDLDKETCLIPLPPQQPVESAQSYSLLTENLILTQLTMHLGFHRLHEQMVKMNQSLHRLQVTWQDAQRSGNPMSDQLLEQFERLMIVYLSTKAATTQPAMLQCCLSLQASSAALLVQLGVGNQGPEHVALSFPLPPLQNTVLCYVPEFFAENMGDFFIFLRRFADDVLETSAESLEQILNFITVFMGNIERMKNPHLRAKLAEVLEAVMPHMEPVASGAIQPIVFQRERAFCSYRHAPQLAEALISVFVDIEFTGDPHQFEQKFNYRRPMYPILKYMWTKESYRESIKHLAHYASENLEAMNPPLFLRFLNLLMNDAIFLLDEAIQYLSKIKVLQLERDRGEWEGLAPDARREKESSLQMLGQLGRFHNIMSNETIGTLAFLTSDIKGIFVHPFLAERIISMLNYFLQHLVGPKMGALKVKDFSEFDFKPQQLVSDICTIYLNLGDEENFCATVPKDGRSYSAALFSQTVRVLKKINKPGDMIVAFGLLADKIKPHADRQQQEEETYADAPDEFLDPIMSTLMLDPVLLPSSSVTVDRSTIARHLLSDQTDPFNRSPLTMDQIRPNEELKQQILQWLDKHKQERQQLGPSG; encoded by the exons GTGACTCCAGTCTGAGAGGAGGTAATGGGATCCCCCCTCGCTGTGTTTACCTGGAGGAGATGGCTGCAGATCTGGATGGACAGGACTGGCTGGACGCGGATAACATAGAACAG GCTCTGTTCAACCGTCTGCTGGTGCTAGAGCCGGGGAACAACCTCATCTACATGACGTCGTGCAGCGCTGTCAACCTGTCAGCTGACCGTGACGCTGGAGACACGAGTGCCATCCGTTACCTCTTCGCCTGCTACCAGAGGTCCAAAGAAGAG GTGACGAAGGTCCCGGAGAAGTTGCTGTCGTTCGCTGTACGCTGTAAGAACCTGACAGTTTCCAACACACGGACAGTTCTGCTCACCCCAGAGATCTACGTCACACAGAACATCTATGAACAGCTTCTGGACTTGTTGCTGGAAGGTTTCCGCGCAGCAC AGccagaagaggtgtttgagttTTTGGAGGAGATCATTGCTGGCCTGCTCTCCGACCAGGAGGTGCGCACCTTTGGGGAGGTTATGGTACCGGTGCTGGATATCTTCCAGGGACGCATCAAAGACCTGGACCTGTGCCAACCTCTCCTCTACTCCTACCTAGACATCCTGCTCTACTTCAGCCACCATAAAGATATTGCCAAG gtGTTGGTGGAACACATTCAGCCCAAAGACCCAGCTAATGGTTTGCAGTACCAGAAGACCCTGCTGGGAACAGTGTTGAGTATCTCCTGCTTGTTGAGAACCCCAGGTGTGGTGGAGGGACATGGCTACTTCCTGAACCCCTCCCGCTCCAGTGCCCAGGAGACAAAGGTCCAGGAGGCCAACATCCACCAG TTTATGGGTCAGTTTCAGGACAAGCTTCACCAGATTTTGAAAAACCTGCTCCAGCGATCCAGTGAGACGCGTCACTTGCTGCTCTCGTGGTTGGGCGGCTGTCTGCAGGCTAACGCCGGCCGGGCCAAGATATGGGCCAATCAGATGCCAGAGATCTTCTTCCAGATGTACGCTTCAGATGCATTCTTCTTAAACTTGGGTGCAGCACTGCTGAAGCTGTGCCAGCCCTTCTGCCGGCCGCGGTCACCCAAACTCCTGACCTTTAACCCCACCTACTGTGCCCTCAAAGAGCTGAGCGAGGAAGAGAGGCGCAATCGCAATGTGCACGCCAGAG ATCTCGACAAGGAAACCTGTCTGATCCCTTTGCCCCCCCAGCAGCCGGTGGAGTCTGCGCAGTCGTACAGCCTGCTGACCGAAAACCTCATCCTCACACAACTCACCATGCATCTCGGCTTCCACAG ACTCCACGAGCAGATGGTGAAGATGAACCAGTCTCTCCACCGGCTCCAGGTGACGTGGCAGGACGCCCAGCGATCGGGCAACCCCATGTCGGATCAGCTGCTGGAGCAGTTTGAGCGTCTGATGATTGTTTACCTGTCTACCAAAGCTGCCACCACTCAGCCTGCCATGCTGCAATGCTGCCTTAGCCTCCAAGCTTCCTCGGCTGCACTGCTCGTTCAGCTGGGTGTGGGGAACCAGGGGCCTGAACATGTAGCACTCAGTTTCCCCCTGCCCCCCCTACAGAACACTGTGCTCTGCTACGTACCAG AGTTCTTTGCAGAAAACATGGGAGATTTTTTCATCTTCCTGCGTCGATTTGCTGACGATGTTTTGGAGACTTCTGCAGAAAGTCTGGAGCAGATTCTTAACTTCATCACTGTCTTCATGGGAAACATAGAGAG GATGAAGAACCCTCATTTAAGAGCAAAGCTGGCGGAGGTCCTAGAGGCGGTGATGCCCCACATGGAGCCGGTGGCTTCTGGTGCTATTCAGCCAATCGTGTTCCAGCGAGAGAGAGCCTTCTGCTCCTATAGACACGCACCTCAGCTGGCCGAGGCCCTCATCTCTGTGTTTGTAGACATCGAGTTCACAG GTGACCCTCATCAATTTGAACAGAAATTCAACTACAGGAGACCCATGTATCCCATCCTCAAGTACATGTGGACAAAAGAAAGCTATAGAGAGAGTATCAag CACTTGGCGCACTATGCATCTGAGAACCTGGAGGCCATGAACCCCCCTCTGTTCCTCAGGTTCCTGAACCTCCTGATGAATGATGCCATCTTCCTACTGGATGAGGCTATTCAG TACCTGAGTAAAATCAAGGTCCTTCAGTTGGAGCGGGACAGAGGGGAGTGGGAGGGCCTGGCCCCCGATGCCCGGAGAGAGAAGGAGTCGAGCCTGCAGATGTTGGGACAGCTGGGACGCTTCCACAACATCATGTCTAATGAgaccatcggcaccctggccTTCCTCACATCAG ACATCAAGGGGATCTTCGTGCATCCCTTCCTGGCTGAGAGGATCATCTCCATGCTGAATTATTTCCTGCAGCACTTAGTGGGCCCTAAGATGGGGGCCCTTAAAGTCAAGGACTTCAGTGAGTTTGACTTCAAGCCCCAGCAGCTTGTTTCTGACATCTGCACCATCTACCTGAATCTGGG TGATGAGGAGAATTTCTGTGCTACAGTCCCAAAGGATGGACGATCGTACTCTGCCGCCCTCTTCTCCCAAACAGTGAGGGTGCTGAAGAAGATAAACAAGCCTGGGGACATGATCGTGGCGTTTGGACTCCTTGCTGATAAAATAAAG CCCcatgcagacagacagcagcaggAAGAGGAGACCTATGCAGATGCCCCGGATGAGTTCCTGGATCCCATCATGTCCACTCTGATGCTCGACCCGGTCCTCCTCCCTTCCTCCAGTGTCACAGTTGACCGCTCAACTATAGCAAGGCATCTCCTCAG TGACCAGACAGACCCTTTCAACCGCAGTCCTCTGACCATGGACCAGATCAGGCCAAACGAGGAACTCAAGCAGCAGATCTTACAGTGGCTGGATAAGCATAAGcaggagaggcagcagctgggaCCCAGTGGCTAG